The proteins below come from a single Mytilus edulis chromosome 5, xbMytEdul2.2, whole genome shotgun sequence genomic window:
- the LOC139524781 gene encoding high affinity cGMP-specific 3',5'-cyclic phosphodiesterase 9A-like isoform X3 translates to MGNGSSIESTKTVYLDINGKSEKIIFSRHCSSRDIHDLIAQVAGVGKFCEISLKDCQGAHVSLAPTMPMNSNGLPYKVAIKDTAPTSGDNEVIAQVLTTVTEQFNRVFKMEELKSDISSRLNALERKMEIEGLKSVEIEKCKRDISEIKDQIWTAQKKFVDFNRIRPLVYGYGVDPFYSSVSDETKISLKRDVPSYPKYTLSHETTDYLKQPTFDIWHWEPNEMLSLMEHMYHELGLVAEFSINPITLKRWILCVQENYRNNPFHNFRHSFCVTQMMYGMINLCRLWDHISRESLGILMTACVCHDLDHPGYNNTYQINARTELAIRYNDISPLENHHCAIAFKILSNPECNIFSNVDKDTFKRIRSGMTMLVLATDMARHGEIMDGFKEKLELGFDYSKKDHMDSLKMVLIKACDISNEVRPMEVSEPWVDCLLEEYFNQSDREKSEGLPVAPFMDRDKVTKPTAQIGFIKFVLIPMFETLSKLFPILDETMVEPLRTARDRYESMKEQGALDEKEKK, encoded by the exons ATCATTTTCAGTAGACATTGTAGTTCCAGAGATATACATGATCTTATTGCACAGGTTGCGGGGGTCGGCAA attctGTGAAATATCACTGAAAGATTGCCAAGGAGCACACGTTTCATTGGCTCCTACAATGCCAATGAACTCAAATGG ATTGCCTTACAAAGTAGCCATCAAGGACACAGCTCCTACGTCAG GTGATAATGAAGTCATTGCTCAGGTACTGACAACCGTCACAGAACAATTCAACAG aGTATTTAAAATGGAAGAGCTTAAATCTGATATATCTTCGAGACTTAATGCATTGGAACGAAAAATGGAAA TCGAAGGGCTTAAATCTGTAGAAATTGAGAAGTGTAAGCGAGATATATCAGAGATTAAAGACCAAATATGGACAGCACAAAAGAAATTTGTTGACTTCAACAGAATTAG ACCACTAGTATATGGATATGGTGTTGATCCTTTTTACAGTTCGGTGAGCGATGAGACGAAGATCAGTTTAAAAAGAGATGTTCCATCTTATCCAAAG tacACATTATCACATGAGACAACAGACTACCTGAAGCAGCCAACATTTGATATCTGGCATTGGGAACCTAATGAG ATGCTTAGTCTGATGGAGCACATGTATCATGAACTTGGATTAGTAGCAGAGTTTAGCATAAATCCAATTACTCTTAAGCGATGGATT ctCTGTGTTCAAGAAAATTACAGAAACAATCCTTTCCATAACTTCCGACATTCTTTTTGTGTGACACaaatgatgtatggaatgataAACCTTTGTCGTTTATGGGACCACATATCCAGGGAAAGTCTTGGAATTCTTATGACAGCATGTGTATGCCACGATTTGGATCATCCGGGATATAACAACAC GTATCAGATCAATGCACGAACAGAGCTTGCCATTCGATATAACGATATTTCACCACTAGAAAATCATCATTGTGCTATAGCGTTCAAGATTCTTTCTAATcctgaatgcaatattttttcgaACGTTGATAAGGACACATTTAAACGAATCCGCTCT GGAATGACTATGTTGGTATTAGCTACTGACATGGCGCGGCACGGTGAAATTATGGATGGGTTTAAGGAAAAATTAGAGCTTGGATTCGACTACAGCAAGAAAGATCATATGGACTCG CTGAAGATGGTTTTGATAAAAGCTTGTGATATTTCAAATGAAGTCAGACCAATGGAAGTATCAGAACCATGGGTAGATTGCTTgttagaagaatatttcaatcaG TCTGACAGAGAGAAAAGTGAGGGACTACCCGTAGCACCATTTATGGATAGAGACAAAGTAACAAAGCCAACTGCTCAGATTGGATTTATCAAATTTGTATTGATTCCTATGTTCGAAACGTTATCAAAG tTATTTCCAATTTTAGATGAAACTATGGTAGAACCATTGCGAACAGCTCGTGATCGATATGAAAGCATGAAAGAACAG GGTGCTCTAgatgaaaaggaaaagaaatga
- the LOC139524781 gene encoding high affinity cGMP-specific 3',5'-cyclic phosphodiesterase 9A-like isoform X4: MGNGSSIESTKTVYLDINGKSEKIIFSRHCSSRDIHDLIAQVAGVGKFCEISLKDCQGAHVSLAPTMPMNSNGLPYKVAIKDTAPTSGDNEVIAQVLTTVTEQFNRLTLTDSASVFKMEELKSDISSRLNALERKMEIEGLKSVEIEKCKRDISEIKDQIWTAQKKFVDFNRISSVSDETKISLKRDVPSYPKYTLSHETTDYLKQPTFDIWHWEPNEMLSLMEHMYHELGLVAEFSINPITLKRWILCVQENYRNNPFHNFRHSFCVTQMMYGMINLCRLWDHISRESLGILMTACVCHDLDHPGYNNTYQINARTELAIRYNDISPLENHHCAIAFKILSNPECNIFSNVDKDTFKRIRSGMTMLVLATDMARHGEIMDGFKEKLELGFDYSKKDHMDSLKMVLIKACDISNEVRPMEVSEPWVDCLLEEYFNQSDREKSEGLPVAPFMDRDKVTKPTAQIGFIKFVLIPMFETLSKLFPILDETMVEPLRTARDRYESMKEQGALDEKEKK; encoded by the exons ATCATTTTCAGTAGACATTGTAGTTCCAGAGATATACATGATCTTATTGCACAGGTTGCGGGGGTCGGCAA attctGTGAAATATCACTGAAAGATTGCCAAGGAGCACACGTTTCATTGGCTCCTACAATGCCAATGAACTCAAATGG ATTGCCTTACAAAGTAGCCATCAAGGACACAGCTCCTACGTCAG GTGATAATGAAGTCATTGCTCAGGTACTGACAACCGTCACAGAACAATTCAACAG ACTAACTCTTACAGATAGTGCATC aGTATTTAAAATGGAAGAGCTTAAATCTGATATATCTTCGAGACTTAATGCATTGGAACGAAAAATGGAAA TCGAAGGGCTTAAATCTGTAGAAATTGAGAAGTGTAAGCGAGATATATCAGAGATTAAAGACCAAATATGGACAGCACAAAAGAAATTTGTTGACTTCAACAGAATTAG TTCGGTGAGCGATGAGACGAAGATCAGTTTAAAAAGAGATGTTCCATCTTATCCAAAG tacACATTATCACATGAGACAACAGACTACCTGAAGCAGCCAACATTTGATATCTGGCATTGGGAACCTAATGAG ATGCTTAGTCTGATGGAGCACATGTATCATGAACTTGGATTAGTAGCAGAGTTTAGCATAAATCCAATTACTCTTAAGCGATGGATT ctCTGTGTTCAAGAAAATTACAGAAACAATCCTTTCCATAACTTCCGACATTCTTTTTGTGTGACACaaatgatgtatggaatgataAACCTTTGTCGTTTATGGGACCACATATCCAGGGAAAGTCTTGGAATTCTTATGACAGCATGTGTATGCCACGATTTGGATCATCCGGGATATAACAACAC GTATCAGATCAATGCACGAACAGAGCTTGCCATTCGATATAACGATATTTCACCACTAGAAAATCATCATTGTGCTATAGCGTTCAAGATTCTTTCTAATcctgaatgcaatattttttcgaACGTTGATAAGGACACATTTAAACGAATCCGCTCT GGAATGACTATGTTGGTATTAGCTACTGACATGGCGCGGCACGGTGAAATTATGGATGGGTTTAAGGAAAAATTAGAGCTTGGATTCGACTACAGCAAGAAAGATCATATGGACTCG CTGAAGATGGTTTTGATAAAAGCTTGTGATATTTCAAATGAAGTCAGACCAATGGAAGTATCAGAACCATGGGTAGATTGCTTgttagaagaatatttcaatcaG TCTGACAGAGAGAAAAGTGAGGGACTACCCGTAGCACCATTTATGGATAGAGACAAAGTAACAAAGCCAACTGCTCAGATTGGATTTATCAAATTTGTATTGATTCCTATGTTCGAAACGTTATCAAAG tTATTTCCAATTTTAGATGAAACTATGGTAGAACCATTGCGAACAGCTCGTGATCGATATGAAAGCATGAAAGAACAG GGTGCTCTAgatgaaaaggaaaagaaatga
- the LOC139524781 gene encoding high affinity cGMP-specific 3',5'-cyclic phosphodiesterase 9A-like isoform X6 translates to MGNGSSIESTKTVYLDINGKSEKIIFSRHCSSRDIHDLIAQVAGVGKFCEISLKDCQGAHVSLAPTMPMNSNGLPYKVAIKDTAPTSGDNEVIAQVLTTVTEQFNRVFKMEELKSDISSRLNALERKMEIEGLKSVEIEKCKRDISEIKDQIWTAQKKFVDFNRISSVSDETKISLKRDVPSYPKYTLSHETTDYLKQPTFDIWHWEPNEMLSLMEHMYHELGLVAEFSINPITLKRWILCVQENYRNNPFHNFRHSFCVTQMMYGMINLCRLWDHISRESLGILMTACVCHDLDHPGYNNTYQINARTELAIRYNDISPLENHHCAIAFKILSNPECNIFSNVDKDTFKRIRSAITNLILATDMARHKDILETFKSKLENFDFTNEEHSVALKMVLIKACDISNEVRPMEVSEPWVDCLLEEYFNQSDREKSEGLPVAPFMDRDKVTKPTAQIGFIKFVLIPMFETLSKLFPILDETMVEPLRTARDRYESMKEQGALDEKEKK, encoded by the exons ATCATTTTCAGTAGACATTGTAGTTCCAGAGATATACATGATCTTATTGCACAGGTTGCGGGGGTCGGCAA attctGTGAAATATCACTGAAAGATTGCCAAGGAGCACACGTTTCATTGGCTCCTACAATGCCAATGAACTCAAATGG ATTGCCTTACAAAGTAGCCATCAAGGACACAGCTCCTACGTCAG GTGATAATGAAGTCATTGCTCAGGTACTGACAACCGTCACAGAACAATTCAACAG aGTATTTAAAATGGAAGAGCTTAAATCTGATATATCTTCGAGACTTAATGCATTGGAACGAAAAATGGAAA TCGAAGGGCTTAAATCTGTAGAAATTGAGAAGTGTAAGCGAGATATATCAGAGATTAAAGACCAAATATGGACAGCACAAAAGAAATTTGTTGACTTCAACAGAATTAG TTCGGTGAGCGATGAGACGAAGATCAGTTTAAAAAGAGATGTTCCATCTTATCCAAAG tacACATTATCACATGAGACAACAGACTACCTGAAGCAGCCAACATTTGATATCTGGCATTGGGAACCTAATGAG ATGCTTAGTCTGATGGAGCACATGTATCATGAACTTGGATTAGTAGCAGAGTTTAGCATAAATCCAATTACTCTTAAGCGATGGATT ctCTGTGTTCAAGAAAATTACAGAAACAATCCTTTCCATAACTTCCGACATTCTTTTTGTGTGACACaaatgatgtatggaatgataAACCTTTGTCGTTTATGGGACCACATATCCAGGGAAAGTCTTGGAATTCTTATGACAGCATGTGTATGCCACGATTTGGATCATCCGGGATATAACAACAC GTATCAGATCAATGCACGAACAGAGCTTGCCATTCGATATAACGATATTTCACCACTAGAAAATCATCATTGTGCTATAGCGTTCAAGATTCTTTCTAATcctgaatgcaatattttttcgaACGTTGATAAGGACACATTTAAACGAATCCGCTCT GCAATAACTAATCTGATTCTGGCCACAGACATGGCACGACATAAAGACATATTAGAGACCTTTAAAAGTAAACTCGAAAATTTCGATTTTACCAATGAAGAACATAGTGTGGCG CTGAAGATGGTTTTGATAAAAGCTTGTGATATTTCAAATGAAGTCAGACCAATGGAAGTATCAGAACCATGGGTAGATTGCTTgttagaagaatatttcaatcaG TCTGACAGAGAGAAAAGTGAGGGACTACCCGTAGCACCATTTATGGATAGAGACAAAGTAACAAAGCCAACTGCTCAGATTGGATTTATCAAATTTGTATTGATTCCTATGTTCGAAACGTTATCAAAG tTATTTCCAATTTTAGATGAAACTATGGTAGAACCATTGCGAACAGCTCGTGATCGATATGAAAGCATGAAAGAACAG GGTGCTCTAgatgaaaaggaaaagaaatga
- the LOC139524781 gene encoding high affinity cGMP-specific 3',5'-cyclic phosphodiesterase 9A-like isoform X5, which produces MGNGSSIESTKTVYLDINGKSEKIIFSRHCSSRDIHDLIAQVAGVGKFCEISLKDCQGAHVSLAPTMPMNSNGLPYKVAIKDTAPTSGDNEVIAQVLTTVTEQFNRVFKMEELKSDISSRLNALERKMEIEGLKSVEIEKCKRDISEIKDQIWTAQKKFVDFNRISSVSDETKISLKRDVPSYPKYTLSHETTDYLKQPTFDIWHWEPNEMLSLMEHMYHELGLVAEFSINPITLKRWILCVQENYRNNPFHNFRHSFCVTQMMYGMINLCRLWDHISRESLGILMTACVCHDLDHPGYNNTYQINARTELAIRYNDISPLENHHCAIAFKILSNPECNIFSNVDKDTFKRIRSGMTMLVLATDMARHGEIMDGFKEKLELGFDYSKKDHMDSLKMVLIKACDISNEVRPMEVSEPWVDCLLEEYFNQSDREKSEGLPVAPFMDRDKVTKPTAQIGFIKFVLIPMFETLSKLFPILDETMVEPLRTARDRYESMKEQGALDEKEKK; this is translated from the exons ATCATTTTCAGTAGACATTGTAGTTCCAGAGATATACATGATCTTATTGCACAGGTTGCGGGGGTCGGCAA attctGTGAAATATCACTGAAAGATTGCCAAGGAGCACACGTTTCATTGGCTCCTACAATGCCAATGAACTCAAATGG ATTGCCTTACAAAGTAGCCATCAAGGACACAGCTCCTACGTCAG GTGATAATGAAGTCATTGCTCAGGTACTGACAACCGTCACAGAACAATTCAACAG aGTATTTAAAATGGAAGAGCTTAAATCTGATATATCTTCGAGACTTAATGCATTGGAACGAAAAATGGAAA TCGAAGGGCTTAAATCTGTAGAAATTGAGAAGTGTAAGCGAGATATATCAGAGATTAAAGACCAAATATGGACAGCACAAAAGAAATTTGTTGACTTCAACAGAATTAG TTCGGTGAGCGATGAGACGAAGATCAGTTTAAAAAGAGATGTTCCATCTTATCCAAAG tacACATTATCACATGAGACAACAGACTACCTGAAGCAGCCAACATTTGATATCTGGCATTGGGAACCTAATGAG ATGCTTAGTCTGATGGAGCACATGTATCATGAACTTGGATTAGTAGCAGAGTTTAGCATAAATCCAATTACTCTTAAGCGATGGATT ctCTGTGTTCAAGAAAATTACAGAAACAATCCTTTCCATAACTTCCGACATTCTTTTTGTGTGACACaaatgatgtatggaatgataAACCTTTGTCGTTTATGGGACCACATATCCAGGGAAAGTCTTGGAATTCTTATGACAGCATGTGTATGCCACGATTTGGATCATCCGGGATATAACAACAC GTATCAGATCAATGCACGAACAGAGCTTGCCATTCGATATAACGATATTTCACCACTAGAAAATCATCATTGTGCTATAGCGTTCAAGATTCTTTCTAATcctgaatgcaatattttttcgaACGTTGATAAGGACACATTTAAACGAATCCGCTCT GGAATGACTATGTTGGTATTAGCTACTGACATGGCGCGGCACGGTGAAATTATGGATGGGTTTAAGGAAAAATTAGAGCTTGGATTCGACTACAGCAAGAAAGATCATATGGACTCG CTGAAGATGGTTTTGATAAAAGCTTGTGATATTTCAAATGAAGTCAGACCAATGGAAGTATCAGAACCATGGGTAGATTGCTTgttagaagaatatttcaatcaG TCTGACAGAGAGAAAAGTGAGGGACTACCCGTAGCACCATTTATGGATAGAGACAAAGTAACAAAGCCAACTGCTCAGATTGGATTTATCAAATTTGTATTGATTCCTATGTTCGAAACGTTATCAAAG tTATTTCCAATTTTAGATGAAACTATGGTAGAACCATTGCGAACAGCTCGTGATCGATATGAAAGCATGAAAGAACAG GGTGCTCTAgatgaaaaggaaaagaaatga
- the LOC139524781 gene encoding high affinity cGMP-specific 3',5'-cyclic phosphodiesterase 9A-like isoform X1, whose amino-acid sequence MGNGSSIESTKTVYLDINGKSEKIIFSRHCSSRDIHDLIAQVAGVGKFCEISLKDCQGAHVSLAPTMPMNSNGLPYKVAIKDTAPTSGDNEVIAQVLTTVTEQFNRLTLTDSASVFKMEELKSDISSRLNALERKMEIEGLKSVEIEKCKRDISEIKDQIWTAQKKFVDFNRIRPLVYGYGVDPFYSSVSDETKISLKRDVPSYPKYTLSHETTDYLKQPTFDIWHWEPNEMLSLMEHMYHELGLVAEFSINPITLKRWILCVQENYRNNPFHNFRHSFCVTQMMYGMINLCRLWDHISRESLGILMTACVCHDLDHPGYNNTYQINARTELAIRYNDISPLENHHCAIAFKILSNPECNIFSNVDKDTFKRIRSGMTMLVLATDMARHGEIMDGFKEKLELGFDYSKKDHMDSLKMVLIKACDISNEVRPMEVSEPWVDCLLEEYFNQSDREKSEGLPVAPFMDRDKVTKPTAQIGFIKFVLIPMFETLSKLFPILDETMVEPLRTARDRYESMKEQGALDEKEKK is encoded by the exons ATCATTTTCAGTAGACATTGTAGTTCCAGAGATATACATGATCTTATTGCACAGGTTGCGGGGGTCGGCAA attctGTGAAATATCACTGAAAGATTGCCAAGGAGCACACGTTTCATTGGCTCCTACAATGCCAATGAACTCAAATGG ATTGCCTTACAAAGTAGCCATCAAGGACACAGCTCCTACGTCAG GTGATAATGAAGTCATTGCTCAGGTACTGACAACCGTCACAGAACAATTCAACAG ACTAACTCTTACAGATAGTGCATC aGTATTTAAAATGGAAGAGCTTAAATCTGATATATCTTCGAGACTTAATGCATTGGAACGAAAAATGGAAA TCGAAGGGCTTAAATCTGTAGAAATTGAGAAGTGTAAGCGAGATATATCAGAGATTAAAGACCAAATATGGACAGCACAAAAGAAATTTGTTGACTTCAACAGAATTAG ACCACTAGTATATGGATATGGTGTTGATCCTTTTTACAGTTCGGTGAGCGATGAGACGAAGATCAGTTTAAAAAGAGATGTTCCATCTTATCCAAAG tacACATTATCACATGAGACAACAGACTACCTGAAGCAGCCAACATTTGATATCTGGCATTGGGAACCTAATGAG ATGCTTAGTCTGATGGAGCACATGTATCATGAACTTGGATTAGTAGCAGAGTTTAGCATAAATCCAATTACTCTTAAGCGATGGATT ctCTGTGTTCAAGAAAATTACAGAAACAATCCTTTCCATAACTTCCGACATTCTTTTTGTGTGACACaaatgatgtatggaatgataAACCTTTGTCGTTTATGGGACCACATATCCAGGGAAAGTCTTGGAATTCTTATGACAGCATGTGTATGCCACGATTTGGATCATCCGGGATATAACAACAC GTATCAGATCAATGCACGAACAGAGCTTGCCATTCGATATAACGATATTTCACCACTAGAAAATCATCATTGTGCTATAGCGTTCAAGATTCTTTCTAATcctgaatgcaatattttttcgaACGTTGATAAGGACACATTTAAACGAATCCGCTCT GGAATGACTATGTTGGTATTAGCTACTGACATGGCGCGGCACGGTGAAATTATGGATGGGTTTAAGGAAAAATTAGAGCTTGGATTCGACTACAGCAAGAAAGATCATATGGACTCG CTGAAGATGGTTTTGATAAAAGCTTGTGATATTTCAAATGAAGTCAGACCAATGGAAGTATCAGAACCATGGGTAGATTGCTTgttagaagaatatttcaatcaG TCTGACAGAGAGAAAAGTGAGGGACTACCCGTAGCACCATTTATGGATAGAGACAAAGTAACAAAGCCAACTGCTCAGATTGGATTTATCAAATTTGTATTGATTCCTATGTTCGAAACGTTATCAAAG tTATTTCCAATTTTAGATGAAACTATGGTAGAACCATTGCGAACAGCTCGTGATCGATATGAAAGCATGAAAGAACAG GGTGCTCTAgatgaaaaggaaaagaaatga
- the LOC139524781 gene encoding high affinity cGMP-specific 3',5'-cyclic phosphodiesterase 9A-like isoform X2, protein MGNGSSIESTKTVYLDINGKSEKIIFSRHCSSRDIHDLIAQVAGVGKFCEISLKDCQGAHVSLAPTMPMNSNGLPYKVAIKDTAPTSGDNEVIAQVLTTVTEQFNRLTLTDSASVFKMEELKSDISSRLNALERKMEIEGLKSVEIEKCKRDISEIKDQIWTAQKKFVDFNRIRPLVYGYGVDPFYSSVSDETKISLKRDVPSYPKYTLSHETTDYLKQPTFDIWHWEPNEMLSLMEHMYHELGLVAEFSINPITLKRWILCVQENYRNNPFHNFRHSFCVTQMMYGMINLCRLWDHISRESLGILMTACVCHDLDHPGYNNTYQINARTELAIRYNDISPLENHHCAIAFKILSNPECNIFSNVDKDTFKRIRSAITNLILATDMARHKDILETFKSKLENFDFTNEEHSVALKMVLIKACDISNEVRPMEVSEPWVDCLLEEYFNQSDREKSEGLPVAPFMDRDKVTKPTAQIGFIKFVLIPMFETLSKLFPILDETMVEPLRTARDRYESMKEQGALDEKEKK, encoded by the exons ATCATTTTCAGTAGACATTGTAGTTCCAGAGATATACATGATCTTATTGCACAGGTTGCGGGGGTCGGCAA attctGTGAAATATCACTGAAAGATTGCCAAGGAGCACACGTTTCATTGGCTCCTACAATGCCAATGAACTCAAATGG ATTGCCTTACAAAGTAGCCATCAAGGACACAGCTCCTACGTCAG GTGATAATGAAGTCATTGCTCAGGTACTGACAACCGTCACAGAACAATTCAACAG ACTAACTCTTACAGATAGTGCATC aGTATTTAAAATGGAAGAGCTTAAATCTGATATATCTTCGAGACTTAATGCATTGGAACGAAAAATGGAAA TCGAAGGGCTTAAATCTGTAGAAATTGAGAAGTGTAAGCGAGATATATCAGAGATTAAAGACCAAATATGGACAGCACAAAAGAAATTTGTTGACTTCAACAGAATTAG ACCACTAGTATATGGATATGGTGTTGATCCTTTTTACAGTTCGGTGAGCGATGAGACGAAGATCAGTTTAAAAAGAGATGTTCCATCTTATCCAAAG tacACATTATCACATGAGACAACAGACTACCTGAAGCAGCCAACATTTGATATCTGGCATTGGGAACCTAATGAG ATGCTTAGTCTGATGGAGCACATGTATCATGAACTTGGATTAGTAGCAGAGTTTAGCATAAATCCAATTACTCTTAAGCGATGGATT ctCTGTGTTCAAGAAAATTACAGAAACAATCCTTTCCATAACTTCCGACATTCTTTTTGTGTGACACaaatgatgtatggaatgataAACCTTTGTCGTTTATGGGACCACATATCCAGGGAAAGTCTTGGAATTCTTATGACAGCATGTGTATGCCACGATTTGGATCATCCGGGATATAACAACAC GTATCAGATCAATGCACGAACAGAGCTTGCCATTCGATATAACGATATTTCACCACTAGAAAATCATCATTGTGCTATAGCGTTCAAGATTCTTTCTAATcctgaatgcaatattttttcgaACGTTGATAAGGACACATTTAAACGAATCCGCTCT GCAATAACTAATCTGATTCTGGCCACAGACATGGCACGACATAAAGACATATTAGAGACCTTTAAAAGTAAACTCGAAAATTTCGATTTTACCAATGAAGAACATAGTGTGGCG CTGAAGATGGTTTTGATAAAAGCTTGTGATATTTCAAATGAAGTCAGACCAATGGAAGTATCAGAACCATGGGTAGATTGCTTgttagaagaatatttcaatcaG TCTGACAGAGAGAAAAGTGAGGGACTACCCGTAGCACCATTTATGGATAGAGACAAAGTAACAAAGCCAACTGCTCAGATTGGATTTATCAAATTTGTATTGATTCCTATGTTCGAAACGTTATCAAAG tTATTTCCAATTTTAGATGAAACTATGGTAGAACCATTGCGAACAGCTCGTGATCGATATGAAAGCATGAAAGAACAG GGTGCTCTAgatgaaaaggaaaagaaatga